In Aestuariibaculum lutulentum, one DNA window encodes the following:
- a CDS encoding nuclear transport factor 2 family protein gives MKKLLLVMLATILFVACKDQPQRYFETSHEIDILKSGIKAYEDQDWTAWRANFADTAKIHHNTIKGLSPEDNMTNLQNMVVNFASYGFQDKGSFSEMVIDKDAETWVNYWGIWNGVVMESGEKVTVPVHLTARFIDSKIVEEYVYYDSAPILKALEAAKKLSEAEAPIEEAEIENAEMAKE, from the coding sequence ATGAAAAAACTTCTTCTAGTAATGCTTGCAACCATATTATTTGTTGCATGTAAAGACCAACCACAACGCTATTTCGAAACTTCTCATGAAATAGACATTTTAAAATCGGGTATTAAAGCCTATGAAGACCAGGACTGGACTGCCTGGAGAGCCAATTTTGCAGACACTGCAAAAATTCATCATAACACTATTAAAGGACTATCTCCTGAAGATAACATGACCAACCTGCAAAATATGGTTGTCAATTTCGCTTCTTATGGATTTCAGGACAAAGGATCGTTCTCTGAAATGGTTATAGATAAAGATGCTGAAACCTGGGTTAATTATTGGGGCATCTGGAATGGCGTTGTTATGGAATCGGGAGAAAAAGTAACAGTTCCGGTACACCTAACAGCGAGATTTATTGATAGTAAAATTGTTGAAGAATACGTTTATTACGACTCCGCTCCTATTTTAAAAGCTTTAGAAGCAGCCAAAAAACTATCTGAAGCCGAAGCACCAATTGAAGAAGCTGAGATTGAAAATGCAGAAATGGCTAAAGAATAA